One window from the genome of Cyanobacteriota bacterium encodes:
- the larC gene encoding nickel pincer cofactor biosynthesis protein LarC, with amino-acid sequence MPTIAYLECPTGIAGDMCLGALVHAGVPLEYLATQLDRLGISSEFQLRAELVDRNGQQATKVHVDIKPSPSGETFMADDGSDLHPTFSHSHGHSHSHSHSYSHGHGHSHGHSHAYSHTHSHTDGHHHHDHHDHQHSSATSGTVHRLPTRNLPDIEQLITNAGLPTRAEAWSLAVFRQLAIAEAAVHGIPVEQVHFHEVGATDAIVDIVGTCLGLDWLQIDQLVCSALPTGGGTFYAAHGQLPSPSPAVLKLWEMHQVPVYSNGIDRELVTPTGAAIAVTLATHFGAPPAMTLKKVGLGAGSRHLPMPNILRLWIGEGTISTSPASSQPSPPLGHSSHSSAHTDTIAVLETQVDDLNPQAIGYLFEALFAVGALDVFTQAIGMKKSRPGTLITVLCHPHHIDRCEAVLFRETSTLGIRRAVQERHILHRDWQTVQTDYGPIRVKVAWDQDPNTILNVQPEYEDCAQCAQSHHVPWREVHAQALRRWWAMSNPAQ; translated from the coding sequence ATGCCAACGATAGCCTATCTGGAATGTCCAACCGGGATTGCTGGGGACATGTGTCTGGGAGCACTAGTGCACGCTGGAGTGCCCTTGGAGTATCTGGCAACACAACTAGATCGGCTGGGAATTTCCTCAGAGTTTCAACTGCGGGCAGAGTTGGTCGATCGCAATGGGCAGCAAGCTACCAAGGTGCATGTGGATATCAAGCCCTCGCCGTCAGGAGAAACCTTTATGGCTGACGATGGCTCTGATCTGCATCCGACCTTTAGCCATAGCCATGGTCACAGTCATAGTCACAGCCACAGTTATAGTCATGGTCACGGTCATAGTCATGGTCATAGCCATGCCTATAGTCACACCCATAGTCATACAGATGGGCATCATCACCACGATCACCATGACCACCAACATTCGTCTGCTACATCAGGAACTGTCCATAGGCTACCGACCCGCAACCTGCCTGATATTGAACAGTTGATCACCAATGCTGGTCTGCCTACACGGGCTGAGGCATGGAGTTTGGCGGTGTTCCGGCAATTGGCGATCGCTGAGGCCGCAGTGCATGGCATTCCCGTTGAGCAGGTACATTTTCACGAAGTAGGGGCTACTGATGCAATTGTGGATATTGTGGGTACCTGTCTAGGGCTGGATTGGCTACAGATCGACCAATTGGTTTGTTCAGCATTGCCTACAGGTGGTGGCACGTTTTACGCTGCCCATGGACAGTTACCCTCACCCTCACCCGCTGTGCTGAAGCTATGGGAAATGCATCAGGTTCCAGTCTATAGCAATGGCATTGATCGCGAGTTAGTCACCCCGACGGGAGCAGCGATCGCCGTCACCTTGGCAACTCACTTTGGTGCTCCCCCGGCCATGACCTTGAAAAAAGTGGGTCTAGGAGCCGGATCTCGCCACTTGCCCATGCCTAATATCCTGCGGTTGTGGATTGGGGAGGGAACCATCTCCACATCACCTGCATCATCCCAGCCATCACCACCCCTAGGCCATAGCTCTCATTCTTCAGCCCACACTGATACGATCGCTGTGCTAGAAACACAAGTGGATGACCTTAATCCCCAAGCGATCGGCTACTTGTTTGAAGCTCTATTTGCAGTGGGTGCGCTGGATGTATTCACCCAAGCGATCGGCATGAAAAAATCCCGTCCAGGGACACTGATTACTGTCCTTTGTCATCCTCACCACATCGATCGTTGTGAAGCCGTACTCTTTCGAGAAACAAGCACCCTAGGCATTCGGCGTGCAGTTCAAGAACGACATATCCTGCATCGAGACTGGCAAACCGTACAGACTGACTATGGCCCTATTCGGGTCAAGGTTGCCTGGGATCAGGATCCGAATACCATCCTCAATGTGCAACCAGAATATGAGGATTGTGCCCAATGTGCTCAGTCTCATCACGTGCCTTGGCGAGAAGTTCATGCCCAAGCCTTGCGTCGGTGGTGGGCTATGTCTAACCCTGCACAATAG
- a CDS encoding Hsp70 family protein produces MTSTSAIAIDFGTSNTVVARWNPATQQAETLSLMGISQQVAQNPPLIPSLAYIENAAENRVIVGQAVRDRGLDLSGDQRFFRNFKRGIGNQVLGFMPELDGQYMNFERVGEWFLRAIAQQLTSLNYLQADVPLILTVPVDSFEAYRYWLGSVCQSFPSKEVRLLDEPTAAALGYGMTAQDLILIIDFGGGTLDLSLVRLDRPQTPQAKPLGFLLKWGDRSLAVDSTQQPKTARVLAKAGQNLGGADLDNWIVDYFHKTQDLQPSPLVTRLAERLKIQLSVQPQATEVYFNDQTFESYELSLDRQQLEAILHDHEFFECMDISMQEVLQRARQQGIEASDIDAVLLVGGTAQLPMVQQWVRRYFDETKISGAKPFEAIAQGALHIAQGIEVVDYLYHSYGIRYWDRRLNRHNWHPLIKTGQPYPMEHPVELVLGASTENQPSIELVIGELGAETGGTEVYFDGDRLITRSLGANQTQVTPLNDTDNARTIAKLDPPGVPGNDRIKVLFRVDAQRFLRITVDDLLTNRTLIDDQAVVQLS; encoded by the coding sequence ATGACCAGTACTTCCGCTATTGCCATTGACTTCGGAACCAGCAATACTGTTGTTGCCCGGTGGAACCCAGCAACCCAACAAGCTGAAACGCTGAGTTTGATGGGAATTAGCCAGCAAGTTGCCCAAAATCCACCCTTGATTCCTAGTCTTGCCTACATTGAAAACGCTGCTGAAAATCGAGTCATTGTTGGGCAGGCAGTGCGCGATCGAGGTTTAGACCTGAGTGGCGACCAGCGGTTCTTTCGCAATTTCAAGCGTGGCATTGGCAACCAAGTGCTGGGCTTTATGCCTGAGCTAGATGGGCAATATATGAACTTTGAGCGGGTAGGAGAATGGTTTCTGCGGGCGATCGCCCAACAACTGACTAGCTTGAACTATCTGCAAGCTGATGTACCACTAATCCTAACAGTGCCCGTAGACAGTTTTGAAGCCTATCGGTACTGGCTGGGTAGTGTATGCCAGTCATTTCCCTCTAAAGAAGTGCGCTTGTTAGATGAGCCTACAGCCGCTGCCTTGGGCTATGGCATGACTGCCCAAGACCTGATACTGATTATCGATTTTGGTGGTGGCACCTTAGACTTATCCCTCGTGCGCCTAGATAGGCCCCAAACACCCCAGGCCAAGCCCTTAGGATTTCTGCTGAAGTGGGGCGATCGCTCCCTAGCTGTAGACTCTACTCAGCAACCCAAAACAGCGCGAGTGCTAGCTAAGGCTGGGCAAAACCTCGGTGGCGCTGACCTCGATAACTGGATTGTAGATTACTTTCACAAGACCCAAGACCTGCAACCGTCACCCTTAGTAACTCGATTGGCAGAGCGCCTCAAGATTCAGCTCTCGGTTCAGCCCCAAGCAACCGAGGTCTATTTCAACGACCAAACCTTTGAGAGCTATGAACTGAGCCTCGATCGCCAACAACTTGAGGCCATCCTGCATGACCATGAATTTTTTGAGTGCATGGACATCAGTATGCAAGAGGTGTTGCAGCGGGCACGTCAACAGGGTATTGAGGCTTCGGATATTGATGCCGTGTTGCTAGTGGGGGGCACTGCTCAATTGCCCATGGTGCAACAGTGGGTGCGGCGCTATTTCGACGAGACAAAAATTTCTGGTGCCAAGCCATTTGAGGCCATTGCCCAAGGTGCTCTGCACATTGCCCAGGGCATCGAGGTGGTGGACTACCTTTATCACAGCTATGGTATTCGCTATTGGGATCGCCGTCTCAATCGTCACAACTGGCACCCACTGATCAAGACTGGGCAGCCTTACCCCATGGAGCATCCCGTGGAGCTAGTGCTGGGTGCATCTACTGAAAACCAGCCCAGCATTGAGTTGGTGATTGGTGAACTAGGTGCGGAAACAGGAGGAACTGAGGTGTATTTTGATGGCGATCGCCTGATTACCCGCAGCCTAGGAGCCAACCAAACCCAAGTCACCCCCTTGAATGACACTGACAATGCTCGTACTATCGCCAAGTTAGATCCACCCGGTGTACCGGGGAACGATCGCATCAAAGTTTTGTTTCGAGTTGATGCTCAGCGGTTCTTGCGTATCACTGTTGATGACCTGCTGACCAACCGTACCTTAATAGACGATCAAGCCGTCGTCCAACTCAGCTAG